A part of Microbacterium atlanticum genomic DNA contains:
- a CDS encoding uroporphyrinogen-III synthase, which translates to MSSTTRPTLSAALDGCTIVIAVDRRSLELAAALERHGAQVRHAPALTIVPHIDDDALIAATQELIARPPDIVVATTGVGFRGWMEAADEAGLLDELHDALAGAQIVARGPKARGAIQQAGLTADWVAESETSAELGEYLLAEGIADRRVSVQHHGSGADGLDELFQRAGADVVSLTVYRWGPPPDPAAVSRSVVAAAHGEVDAVLFTSAPGAAEWLAAARQEGMLEAILERDAEGRLLTAAVGPITAGPLLDAGLKPLIAERGRLGSLVRAVVTHFGGGGAASLPTSAGRLELRSTGIVLDGRHIALSRSATDIVGVLFDAHGGVVSRHRLQTALPRSGENTHAVEMAVARLRESLGVPDLVKTVVKRGYRLNVIDPA; encoded by the coding sequence TTGAGCTCCACCACCCGCCCCACCCTCTCGGCCGCGCTCGACGGCTGCACGATCGTCATCGCCGTCGACCGTCGCTCGCTCGAGCTGGCAGCCGCACTCGAGCGACACGGCGCGCAGGTGCGCCACGCGCCCGCGCTGACGATCGTCCCCCACATCGACGACGACGCGCTCATCGCCGCCACGCAGGAGCTCATCGCGCGTCCCCCCGACATCGTCGTCGCCACTACCGGCGTGGGCTTCCGCGGCTGGATGGAGGCGGCCGACGAGGCCGGGCTCCTCGACGAGCTGCACGACGCGCTCGCCGGGGCGCAGATCGTCGCCCGCGGCCCCAAGGCCCGGGGCGCGATCCAGCAGGCCGGGCTCACGGCGGACTGGGTGGCCGAGTCCGAGACGTCCGCCGAGCTCGGCGAGTACCTCCTGGCCGAGGGCATCGCGGACCGCCGCGTCTCGGTGCAGCATCACGGCTCGGGTGCCGACGGGCTGGATGAGCTGTTCCAGCGCGCCGGCGCCGACGTGGTGAGCCTCACCGTCTACCGCTGGGGGCCACCGCCGGACCCGGCGGCGGTGTCGCGGTCCGTCGTCGCGGCGGCGCACGGCGAGGTCGACGCCGTCCTGTTCACCTCGGCACCGGGCGCGGCCGAGTGGCTCGCGGCGGCACGGCAGGAGGGGATGCTCGAGGCGATCCTCGAGCGCGACGCCGAGGGCCGCCTGCTGACGGCAGCGGTCGGGCCGATCACGGCCGGCCCGCTGCTCGACGCCGGCCTCAAGCCCCTCATCGCCGAGCGCGGCCGGCTCGGCTCGCTGGTGCGGGCGGTCGTCACGCACTTCGGCGGCGGCGGCGCGGCATCGCTTCCCACCTCCGCCGGCCGCCTCGAGCTCCGCAGCACGGGCATCGTGCTCGACGGCCGCCACATCGCGCTGTCGCGCAGCGCGACCGACATCGTCGGCGTGCTCTTCGACGCGCACGGCGGCGTCGTGTCGCGCCATCGCCTGCAGACGGCGCTGCCGCGCTCGGGGGAGAACACCCACGCGGTCGAGATGGCCGTCGCACGCCTCCGCGAGTCGCTGGGCGTGCCGGACCTCGTCAAGACGGTCGTCAAGCGCGGCTACCGGCTCAACGTCATCGATCCGGCGTGA
- the nirD gene encoding nitrite reductase small subunit NirD translates to MTLVDPQTTEYTAPPGWVRVCELADLEIERGRAALLGGTQIALFLLRGPDGTGGRVHAVSNLDPYSRAHVISRGIVGTRQDIPTVASPMYKQVFDLRTGACLDTQGKEPMSLHVWPVSVDGGHVLVRWEDEA, encoded by the coding sequence ATGACCCTCGTCGACCCGCAGACGACCGAGTACACCGCACCTCCCGGATGGGTGCGCGTGTGCGAACTGGCCGACCTCGAGATCGAGCGCGGGCGCGCCGCGCTCCTGGGCGGGACCCAGATCGCCCTCTTCCTGCTCCGCGGCCCGGACGGCACGGGCGGCCGCGTCCACGCGGTGTCGAACCTCGACCCGTACAGTCGCGCGCACGTCATCTCGCGCGGGATCGTCGGAACGCGCCAGGACATCCCGACGGTCGCGTCGCCGATGTACAAGCAGGTGTTCGACCTTCGCACCGGCGCCTGCCTCGACACGCAGGGCAAGGAGCCGATGAGCCTGCACGTGTGGCCGGTGTCCGTCGATGGCGGGCACGTGCTCGTGCGCTGGGAGGACGAGGCATGA
- the cobA gene encoding uroporphyrinogen-III C-methyltransferase, translating to MSVGRVDLIGGGPGPLDLLTVRAWRLLTRADVIVMDRLGPTDIREHVGPEVEIIDVGKHPGHHPVPQEEINELLVARAKAGKHVVRLKGGDPFVYGRGGEEVAACLAAGIPVDVVPGISSAIAVPQAAGIPVTHRGVAGAVHIVNGPAEVTAATLAAMRDDAVTTVILMGVGALPRIVSDALHAGVPADRPVAIVERGHHRDQRTTRSTLGAVVLDAGVAGVRNPAVIVVGEVARAGLLLPDRQLAGDTVR from the coding sequence ATGAGCGTCGGCCGCGTCGACCTGATCGGCGGCGGACCGGGGCCCCTGGACCTGCTCACCGTGCGCGCCTGGCGGCTGCTCACGCGTGCGGATGTCATCGTCATGGACCGGCTGGGGCCCACCGACATCCGCGAGCATGTCGGGCCGGAGGTCGAGATCATCGACGTCGGCAAGCATCCCGGCCACCACCCGGTGCCGCAGGAGGAGATCAACGAGCTGCTGGTCGCCCGCGCGAAGGCGGGCAAGCACGTCGTCCGTCTGAAGGGCGGCGACCCCTTCGTGTACGGGCGGGGCGGCGAGGAGGTCGCCGCGTGCCTGGCCGCCGGCATCCCGGTCGACGTCGTGCCGGGCATCTCGAGCGCCATCGCCGTGCCCCAGGCCGCCGGCATCCCCGTCACCCATCGCGGCGTGGCGGGCGCGGTGCACATCGTCAACGGCCCCGCCGAGGTCACCGCGGCCACTCTCGCGGCGATGCGCGACGACGCCGTGACGACCGTGATCCTCATGGGCGTCGGAGCCCTCCCCCGCATCGTCTCGGACGCGCTGCACGCGGGCGTCCCCGCGGACCGGCCCGTGGCCATCGTCGAACGCGGCCACCACCGCGATCAGCGGACGACACGCAGCACGCTGGGCGCGGTCGTGCTCGACGCGGGCGTCGCCGGCGTCCGCAACCCCGCCGTCATCGTCGTGGGCGAGGTCGCCCGCGCCGGGCTGCTGCTTCCCGACCGCCAGCTGGCAGGTGACACCGTCCGTTGA
- the nirB gene encoding nitrite reductase large subunit NirB, translated as MMHSPALGTHVVVVGAGMVAHRFVESLLTRAGDEWRVTLIGEEDRPPYDRVGLTGFFSGASAADLELERTVLEDPRVRFLRGDAVTRIDRQARRVTTRSGTSVAYDRLVLATGSYAARLAVDGFGLEGCFVYRTLDDVEKLEAFVQRRSAELGRPLVGTVIGGGLLGLEAAGALQGLDVDCTVVQSSDRLMSAQLDLPAGDALRRLIESRGIAVKTRTVTTRLDPDRTGQVAGLEFQDGSYDRTDVVVFTVGVRPRDELARTAGLDVHQRGGILIDAGCQTSDPRVLAIGEVANYDGLCVGLVAPGYAMAEVAATRLLGGEASFPGYDLSTKLKLSGVDVASFGDAFAQTPGALDVTYADPVAGVYKKLVLSDDAKTLLGGILVGDASAYGSLRPLVGGALGGDPAAYLMPEGGVAAPTGDLPDEALVCSCNSVTAGAIRHAVHEEGCTDVAGIKACTKAGAACGSCVMMVKKIVGTELAKTGAALSNALCEHFDMSRRQLFDAVRVSGLTTFSAVIERFGTGRGCDICKPALASILSTLVRGHVLDGENATLQDTNDHVMANLQKDGSYSVVPRIPGGEITPEGLLVIGQVAKDFGLYTKITGGQRIDMFGARLEQLPDIWKRLVDAGFESGHAYGKSLRTVKSCVGSTWCRYGVQDSVGMAVQLELRYRGLRSPHKIKLGVSGCARECAEARGKDVGVIATEAGWNMYVGGNGGFTPRHAVLLAEGLSDEELLTAIDRFLMYYIFTADRLQRTAPWFEDLDGGIDGLRAAIFDDSLGICADLDAAMAAHLESYEDEWKATLEDPEKLRRFASFVNAPKTPDPSLAYTAERGQPRPATEDERADSRVLIAGTTLEVRR; from the coding sequence ATGATGCACAGCCCCGCGCTCGGCACCCACGTGGTGGTCGTCGGCGCGGGCATGGTCGCCCACCGCTTCGTCGAGAGCCTGCTCACCCGAGCCGGCGACGAGTGGCGGGTGACGCTCATCGGCGAGGAGGACCGCCCGCCGTACGACCGCGTGGGGCTGACCGGCTTCTTCAGCGGCGCCTCGGCGGCCGACCTCGAACTCGAGCGCACCGTGCTCGAGGACCCGCGCGTCCGCTTCCTGCGCGGCGACGCGGTCACCCGCATCGACCGCCAGGCCCGGCGCGTGACCACCCGCAGCGGCACCAGCGTCGCGTACGACCGGCTCGTGCTCGCGACGGGATCGTACGCCGCCCGCCTGGCCGTGGACGGCTTCGGGCTCGAGGGCTGCTTCGTGTACCGCACTCTCGACGACGTCGAGAAGCTCGAGGCGTTCGTCCAGCGCCGCTCCGCGGAGCTCGGCCGCCCGCTCGTCGGCACCGTCATCGGCGGAGGACTGCTGGGCCTCGAGGCGGCCGGGGCGCTGCAGGGGCTGGACGTGGACTGCACGGTCGTCCAGTCCTCCGATCGGCTGATGTCGGCGCAGCTCGACCTCCCCGCGGGCGACGCCCTCCGGCGACTCATCGAGTCCCGGGGCATCGCGGTGAAGACCCGGACGGTCACCACACGGCTCGATCCCGACCGCACCGGCCAGGTCGCGGGACTGGAGTTCCAGGACGGCTCGTACGACCGGACGGACGTGGTCGTCTTCACGGTGGGGGTCCGCCCGCGCGACGAGCTCGCGCGGACCGCAGGCCTGGACGTGCACCAGCGCGGCGGCATCCTCATCGACGCCGGCTGCCAGACGTCGGATCCCCGCGTCCTCGCGATCGGCGAGGTCGCCAACTACGACGGCCTGTGCGTCGGGCTGGTCGCCCCGGGCTACGCGATGGCCGAGGTCGCGGCGACGCGGCTGCTCGGCGGCGAGGCATCCTTCCCCGGCTACGATCTGTCGACCAAGCTCAAGCTCTCCGGCGTCGACGTGGCGAGCTTCGGTGACGCGTTCGCCCAGACGCCGGGCGCACTGGACGTCACCTACGCCGATCCCGTGGCCGGGGTCTACAAGAAGCTCGTCCTGTCCGACGACGCGAAGACGCTGCTCGGGGGGATCCTCGTCGGCGACGCGTCCGCGTACGGATCGCTGCGGCCGCTCGTGGGCGGCGCGCTCGGCGGCGATCCCGCCGCCTACCTCATGCCCGAAGGCGGTGTGGCCGCGCCAACCGGGGACCTCCCCGACGAGGCGCTGGTCTGCTCCTGCAACAGCGTGACCGCCGGCGCCATCCGTCACGCGGTCCACGAGGAGGGCTGCACCGACGTCGCGGGTATCAAGGCGTGCACGAAGGCGGGAGCCGCCTGCGGCTCGTGCGTGATGATGGTCAAGAAGATCGTCGGCACCGAGCTCGCGAAGACCGGTGCGGCACTGAGCAACGCGCTGTGCGAGCACTTCGACATGTCGCGCCGCCAGCTGTTCGACGCGGTGCGCGTCTCCGGTCTCACCACGTTCAGCGCCGTCATCGAGCGCTTCGGCACCGGTCGCGGGTGCGACATCTGCAAGCCGGCGCTCGCCAGCATCCTGTCCACGCTCGTGCGCGGCCACGTGCTCGACGGCGAGAACGCGACGCTGCAGGACACCAACGACCACGTGATGGCGAACCTGCAGAAGGACGGCAGCTATTCGGTGGTGCCGCGCATCCCGGGCGGCGAGATCACGCCGGAGGGGCTCCTGGTCATCGGCCAGGTCGCGAAGGACTTCGGCCTGTACACCAAGATCACCGGCGGACAGCGCATCGACATGTTCGGCGCCCGCCTGGAGCAGCTTCCCGACATCTGGAAGCGCCTGGTCGACGCGGGCTTCGAGTCGGGCCATGCATACGGCAAGTCGCTGCGCACGGTGAAGTCGTGCGTCGGATCCACGTGGTGCCGCTACGGTGTGCAGGACTCCGTGGGCATGGCGGTCCAGCTGGAGCTGCGCTATCGCGGCCTCCGCTCGCCCCACAAGATCAAGCTGGGCGTCTCGGGCTGCGCCCGCGAATGCGCCGAGGCGCGAGGCAAGGATGTCGGCGTCATCGCGACCGAGGCCGGCTGGAACATGTACGTCGGCGGCAACGGCGGCTTCACGCCGCGCCACGCGGTGCTGCTGGCCGAGGGGCTCAGCGACGAGGAACTGCTCACCGCGATCGACCGGTTCCTGATGTACTACATCTTCACCGCGGACCGCCTCCAGCGCACGGCGCCGTGGTTCGAGGATCTGGACGGGGGCATCGACGGCCTTCGCGCCGCGATCTTCGACGACAGCCTCGGCATCTGCGCGGATCTGGATGCCGCGATGGCCGCGCACCTGGAATCGTACGAGGATGAATGGAAGGCGACGCTCGAGGACCCCGAGAAGCTGCGCCGCTTCGCCTCGTTCGTGAACGCCCCGAAGACCCCCGACCCGTCACTGGCCTACACCGCCGAGCGCGGACAGCCCCGACCTGCCACCGAGGACGAGCGGGCCGACTCGCGCGTGCTCATCGCCGGCACGACACTGGAGGTGCGCCGATGA